A genome region from Plasmodium vivax chromosome 11, whole genome shotgun sequence includes the following:
- a CDS encoding hypothetical protein, conserved (encoded by transcript PVX_113315A), whose product MTSNYIIHIGNHIVNKRLKISEYLSKCERRVIEKNASAFFYILINLIFDVPIERFRLVINRKYIFLKKKKKVDAVFTITKKLLVLNNISVKERFLCWGDESGVDESDSTSYATGEAPVNEANASLLPAWRCRPKTVLLDSTIKKNNPLMNEKKDISHQSILPNMLTNANADRLVEWKRFLHNYEEHPLQGSRPSIHHLNLVGGVRSEYKKEVKKKLSSYNNSFYFKEIKSKMNHFKAKASEECYCPRKNTHCDPSKVHSSCREKNLSEQRGILLINKSDSKLGINIFDEFLDIYLLFRLKGGKGGFGANLRNKKRKKKKKKKNILDDASRNIRGNRVLLDTIVQTTENLISKREKEQILLEKLSSAPPLIQDLSYDNADELGNGGAIPSSERRGDLPGDRHPHAENTQMQTTPHQGSHLHDIVSNGIVQEGKTKKDKTKKKIDKDRRGKNRNLKSIENMYTCL is encoded by the coding sequence ATGACGTCCAACTACATCATCCACATCGGCAACCACATCGTAAACAAGAGACTAAAGATCAGCGAGTACCTGAGCAAATGCGAGCGGAGGGTGATTGAAAAAAACGCCAGCGcctttttctacattttaattaacctAATTTTTGACGTGCCAATTGAACGGTTCCGCTTGGTCATAAAtagaaaatacatttttctgaagaaaaaaaaaaaagtcgatGCCGTCTTCACCATAACGAAGAAGTTACTCGTGCTGAACAATATTAGCGTAAAGGAAAGGTTCCTCTGTTGGGGGGATGAGAGCGGCGTGGACGAGAGTGATAGCACTTCTTATGCCACGGGGGAAGCCCCAGTCAACGAGGCAAATGCCAGCCTCCTGCCCGCGTGGCGCTGCCGACCCAAGACGGTCCTCCTAGACAgcacaattaaaaaaaacaacccacttatgaatgaaaaaaaagacatttcTCACCAGAGCATCCTGCCCAACATGCTGACGAATGCAAATGCAGACAGGCTAGTGGAATGGAAAAGGTTCCTACATAACTATGAGGAGCATCCCCTCCAGGGGAGCAGACCCTCAATTCATCATTTAAACCTCGTTGGGGGTGTAAGAAGTgaatacaaaaaggaagtgaaaaagaaaCTGTCCTCATATAACAACTCCTTTTACtttaaagaaattaaaagcaaaatgaatcACTTTAAGGCCAAGGCAAGTGAGGAATGCTACTGCCCCAGGAAAAACACCCACTGTGACCCTAGCAAAGTGCACAGCTCTTGTAGAGAAAAAAACCTCTCCGAGCAGAGGGGCATCCTACTGATTAACAAAAGTGACAGCAAATTGGGAATCAACATTTTTGATGAGTTCCTAGACATATACCTTCTATTCCGTTTGAAGGGAGGCAAGGGCGGGTTTGGAGCCAACctgcgaaataaaaaaaggaaaaaaaaaaaaaaaaaaaaaaacatccttGATGATGCCTCCAGAAATATAAGAGGAAATAGAGTCCTCCTCGACACGATCGTGCAAACTACAGAAAATTTAAtcagcaaaagggaaaaggaacagATCCTGCTGGAGAAGCTCAGCAGTGCCCCGCCCCTCATTCAGGACCTCTCCTATGACAACGCGGATGAATTGGGGAACGGCGGGGCCATCCCATCAAGTGAACGGCGAGGAGACCTCCCAGGGGACCGCCACCCCCATGCAGAAAACACTCAAATGCAGACGACGCCCCACCAGGGAAGCCACCTGCACGATATCGTGTCCAACGGAATAGTGCAGGAAGGGAAgacaaaaaaagataaaacaaaaaaaaaaatcgacaaGGATAggcggggaaaaaataggaacCTCAAGTCGAttgaaaatatgtacacCTGTTTGTGA
- a CDS encoding hypothetical protein, conserved (encoded by transcript PVX_113300A), translated as MGSPGSPGSYMPNGEIRAGAGANGTEHIDKVNYFGSLKLGDMHGEGATTGEAIFPLGEENPDDIITNWEGQRTRGNRRISRKLADISILKNVLNVYFLFDRDNVGHIDKKYACYVIQMIYENDAKFMVANVKLNGEDVAGEEEQRRKFCSAEDAQKGQAFFCTKSFATLLLILLRDVSAFQPVGEFITKELFIDVVTQFVRSSTHGRDRHIYGMMKYPQNVITKFYSYVHYLKELDSERKKKEIKIKKKTKELKSICFLDDQLVNANLDAHIKHFNEKTRKKLQNVKIEKDAREMKECTFYPEIARKPLYLLNKKFETKMKKFYEEKNTNGKYTPIGITYDIDDSIERTLHLPERVSFKGDYASITNFSDLQHLHSESNAQPEIQLKYIIHQGYEKPKKIQWNDTLRNKRALSLREMDEDL; from the coding sequence ATGGGATCGCCTGGTTCGCCGGGGAGTTATATGCCCAATGGAGAAATCCGTGCAGGGGCAGGAGCAAATGGCACTGAGCACATTGACAAAGTGAACTATTTCGGAAGCCTTAAATTAGGGGACATGCACGGGGAAGGTGCCACCACCGGTGAGGCAATCTTTCCACTTGGGGAGGAAAATCCAGATGACATAATAACCAACTGGGAGGGACAACGAACAAGGGGAAACCGCAGAATAAGTAGAAAGCTGGCTGACATTTCCATTCTCAAGAACGTTTTAAATGTGTATTTCCTGTTTGACAGAGACAATGTTGGGCACATCGATAAGAAGTATGCCTGCTATGTAATTCAGATGATTTACGAAAATGACGCGAAGTTTATGGTAGCAAATGTTAAGTTAAATGGAGAAGACGTGGCTGGTGAGGAGGAGCAAAGGCGCAAATTCTGCTCAGCGGAGGACGCGCAGAAGGGGCAGGCATTTTTCTGCACCAAGTCCTTCGCAACCCTTTTGCTAATCCTCTTGCGGGATGTATCCGCGTTCCAACCTGTGGGAGAGTTTATAACGAAGGAACTTTTTATTGATGTCGTGACGCAATTCGTACGGAGTAGCACACACGGTAGGGATAGGCATATATACGGAATGATGAAGTACCCACAAAACGTGATTACCAAGTTTTACAGCTATGTGCATTATTTGAAAGAACTGGATAGTGAacggaaaaagaaggaaatcaaaattaaaaaaaaaacaaaggaatTGAAAAGCATATGCTTCTTGGATGACCAATTAGTAAATGCCAATTTGGATGCTCacattaaacattttaacgaaaaaacgagaaaaaagcTACAAAACGTTAAGATAGAAAAGGACGCGCGAGAAATGAAGGAATGCACATTTTACCCAGAAATTGCAAGGAAGCCACTGTATttgttaaacaaaaaatttgagacaaaaatgaaaaaattttatgaagaaaaaaacacgaaTGGGAAGTACACCCCAATTGGGATCACCTACGATATAGACGATTCGATTGAGAGGACGTTGCATTTGCCGGAACGCGTCTCTTTCAAAGGTGACTATGCGTCTATTACAAATTTTAGCGATTTGCAACATTTACACAGCGAAAGTAATGCCCAACCGGAGATCCAGCTGAAGTATATAATTCACCAGGGGTACGAAAAACCGAAGAAAATACAATGGAACGATACGCTCAGGAATAAACGAGCCCTCTCTCTTAGAGAGATGGATGAGGATCTCTAG
- a CDS encoding hypothetical protein, conserved (encoded by transcript PVX_113305A): MESYKNAKLKLQRKDFQKGELQMAQHADAANKMKGRVPVDFHQYCQLIEKKVKRICPDEVETAQLLEKLITKYNIKKVKRVCLPVSDGDIHSPSSDSFFNDHYVANKPIIITNLGRKIGKCTQTYSNKNVIDHIGNTKVSIHISTSKFLNNIQKNFHYKLSSLTNFIQLIGEEDQKKNRFSLRYDEGGKEVRLLLCKAGEGQHNSPPHHPAVETTNQGRDHQMDANQQKRVDSAKRYYYYRSLGSNQFKDVSNIKKMNHFIRDSFFLPAQIYPPHDEFEFFSSVLRIGQTNIFIWLHYDIPDNFLIQVKGRKKILLIPPKFIKYFNIVNSSSPYNLFHILMGGKKLSKREKIVKKVLCKFALVADLYQGDILFIPSLWLHYVYNMPAHTYVKRKYRSYHQHLLLQTEGEAVQFAEQNKWEGKFPPNCRNSLNRFTLRRGGYASIMGNPPRDKHNGPQIELLPRRGNTNEASSNIPSDISQDELIQHYSHLENYEHFLEHHFGIRVSHAEGRTSDGGSPNNGAPQRDTPPATLREAREGETPHSKGNPQHELQANSNGETKRGQTSHGNTCSSAKLNISVNYFFRKRKERPLFSKKDLYGNQDIILASQLFKKIQHDIEPLLAAPPKYKNFYLQKLQGVLHAHLDEQYV; the protein is encoded by the coding sequence atggaaagctaCAAAAATGCGAAGTTGAAGCTGCAAAGAAAGGacttccaaaaaggggaactccAAATGGCGCAACACGCGGATGCTGCCAACAAGATGAAGGGGCGAGTGCCGGTGGACTTCCACCAGTACTGCCAACTGATCGAGAAGAAGGTAAAACGTATCTGCCCAGACGAAGTAGAAACAGCTCAACTTTTAGAAAAACTGataacaaaatataacataaaaaaagtgaaaagagTCTGCCTGCCAGTGAGCGATGGAGATATTCATTCCCCATCATCGGATTCTTTCTTTAACGATCACTATGTAGCCAACAAACCGATCATCATAACAAATTTGGGCcgcaaaattgggaaatGCACACAAACGTATAGcaacaaaaatgttattgACCATATAGGGAACACGAAAGTAAGCATACACATAAGCACCTCCAAATTTCTTAACAACATACAGAAGAATTTCCACTACAAGTTATCCTCCTTAACGAATTTTATACAACTCATTGGGGAGGAAGATCAAAAGAAGAACAGATTTTCCCTTCGGTATGATGAAGGTGGAAAGGAAGTGCGCCTACTGTTGTGCAAGGCAGGGGAGGGGCAACACAACTCGCCTCCACACCACCCTGCTGTCGAAACTACTAACCAGGGGAGGGACCATCAAATGGATGCCAATCAGCAAAAAAGGGTAGATAGCGCAAAACGGTATTACTACTACAGATCACTGGGGAGTAACCAATTTAAGGACGTCTcgaatatcaaaaaaatgaaccactTCATCAGAGACAGTTTTTTCCTGCCTGCACAGATTTACCCCCCGCATGACGAATTTGAGTTTTTCTCCTCCGTTTTAAGAATAGGCCAAACGAACATCTTCATTTGGCTGCACTATGACATCCCAGACAACTTCCTCATTCAAgtaaaaggaaggaaaaaaattctactCATCCCTCCGaagtttataaaatattttaacatcGTAAATTCCTCATCCCCTTACAATCTGTTCCACATTTtgatgggggggaaaaaactgaGTAAACGGGAAAAGATTGTGAAAAAGGTACTCTGCAAGTTTGCCCTCGTGGCGGATCTGTACCAAGGCGACATTCTGTTCATCCCCTCTCTGTGGCTGCACTACGTTTATAACATGCCGGCACACACCTACGTGAAGAGGAAGTACAGATCGTATCACCAGCATTTGCTCCTCCAgacggagggggaagcggtgcaATTTGCTGAGCAAAACAAATGGGAGGGGAAATTCCCCCCAAATTGTCGCAACTCTCTGAACCGCTTTACTCTAAGGAGGGGCGGATATGCATCCATCatggggaaccccccccgtGACAAACATAATGGTCCCCAAATTGAGTTACTTCCACGAAGGGGTAACACTAACGAGGCGTCTTCAAACATACCAAGTGATATATCGCAAGACGAATTGATACAACACTACAgccatttggaaaattatgaacattttttggaaCATCACTTTGGCATTCGTGTTAGCCACGCAGAGGGGAGGACCTCTGATGGTGGGTCTCCCAATAACGGAGCCCCCCAAAGAGATACCCCTCCAGCAACCCTTAGAGAGGCGCGCGAAGGGGAGACTCCTCATTCAAAGGGGAACCCCCAACATGAGCTTCAAGCAAATTCTAACGGGGAAACAAAACGAGGGCAAACGTCCCATGGGAACACTTGCTCCTCGGCTAAGCTAAACATCAGCGTGAATTACTTCTTCAGAAAGCGAAAGGAGCGACCCCTGTTCAGCAAAAAGGACCTATACGGGAACCAAGAcatcattttggctagccagcTGTTTAAGAAAATTCAACACGATATAGAACCGCTGCTGGCCGCGCCCCCCAAGTATAAGAATTTCTACCTCCAAAAGTTGCAAGGCGTTTTGCACGCCCATCTGGATGAGCAGTACGTGTGA
- a CDS encoding dihydroorotate dehydrogenase, mitochondrial precursor, putative (encoded by transcript PVX_113330A) gives MLRHSCLREKGNLIGGSLLRGISAQLRAAGGGTFRSFHSYRSFCSFCIFRRANKADANWYGCFPGHVAGGATCGPLRGDCAERHKLMAHVRRFSGESTRAKGGDKREGDIEGNRTNGSDKTKQLEEEMKKLNEQIAREKGNHKKALLFIFTCVVALYMYFESYDPEFFLYDVFLKMLLKYVDGETCHELFLLMGKYKLLPYDTGKDNIYSCSEIKGLNFINPFGVAAGFDKNGVCIDGILKLGFSFIEIGTITPKAQKGNERPRIFRDLETRSIINSCGFNNMGCDEVCKNLKRFRERQKTDKLLQRHLVGVSLGKNKDSPDILQDLSYCIGKIGRYADYIAINVSSPNTPGLRDHQKGERLHGIIQRVKEEVAKLDGGGAPLGGATTGGAAMGGATTGEAVVGKAPPDEAATGGEPWANTTKRRPLIFVKLAPDLEEGERKSIANVLLNAEVDGMIICNTTTQKFNIKSFEDKKGGVSGEKLKGVSTHMISQMYNYTNGKIPIIASGGIFTGEDALEKIEAGASVCQLYSCLVFNGMKAAVRIKRELDHLLYQRGYYKLGDAVGRAHRRAA, from the coding sequence ATGCTGCGACATAGCTGCCTGCGCGAGAAGGGGAACCTAATTGGGGGGAGCCTCTTGCGGGGCATCAGCGCCCAGCTGCGCGCTGCAGGGGGTGGCACCTTCCGAAGCTTCCACAGCTACAGGAGCTTCTGTAGCTTCTGCATTTTCCGCCGGGCGAACAAAGCTGACGCGAACTGGTACGGCTGCTTCCCCGGCCATGTTGCGGGGGGAGCAACCTGCGGACCGCTCCGAGGGGACTGCGCGGAGAGGCACAAGTTGATGGCGCACGTTCGGAGGTTCAGCGGTGAGTCGACTCgcgccaaagggggagacaaAAGAGAAGGTGACATAGAGGGGAATCGAACCAACGGGAGcgataaaacaaaacaactggaagaagaaatgaagaagctgaaTGAGCAAATAGcgagggaaaaggggaaccacAAGAAAGccctccttttcatttttacatgtgTAGTAGCTCTATACATGTATTTCGAGTCCTACGACCCCGAATTTTTTCTGTatgatgtatttttaaaaatgcttttaaaatatgttgatGGGGAGACATGCCATGagcttttcctcctcatggGGAAGTACAAGCTGTTGCCCTACGACACGGGAAAGGATAACATTTACTCTTGCTCAGAAATAAAAggattaaattttataaatccATTTGGAGTAGCTGCAGGATTTGATAAGAACGGGGTGTGCATTGATGGGATTTTAAAGTTgggtttttcttttatagAAATTGGGACCATCACTCCTAAGGCTCAGAAGGGAAATGAGAGGCCAAGGATCTTCAGAGATTTGGAAACGAGGAGCATTATAAATTCCTGTGGCTTTAATAACATGGGTTGTGATGAGGTGTGTAAGAATTTGAAACGCTTTCGGGAGAGGCAGAAGACAGACAAGCTGCTGCAGAGACATTTGGTGGGCGTCAGTTTGGGGAAGAACAAGGACTCCCCTGATATTTTGCAGGACCTCAGTTATTGCATCGGGAAGATCGGCAGGTACGCGGATTACATAGCCATCAATGTGAGTTCCCCCAATACCCCCGGGCTGCGCGACCACCAGAAGGGGGAGCGCCTGCACGGGATTATTCAGCGcgtgaaggaggaggtggCCAAGTTggacggggggggggcgccccTTGGAGGAGCGACCACTGGGGGAGCGGCCATGGGGGGAGCCACCACTGGAGAAGCGGTCGTGGGTAAAGCTCCCCCTGACGAAGCTGCCACAGGTGGCGAGCCCTGGGCGAACACGACCAAGCGCAGGCCCCTCATCTTCGTGAAGCTGGCCCCCGACTTGGAAGAAGGCGAAAGAAAAAGCATCGCAAACGTGCTGCTCAACGCGGAAGTAGACGGGATGATCATTTGCAACACCACGACGCaaaaatttaacataaaaagtTTTGaagacaaaaaaggaggagtcAGTGGGGAAAAGTTGAAGGGCGTGTCTACTCATATGATTTCTCAAATGTATAATTACACGAATGGGAAGATCCCCATAATTGCATCTGGGGGGATATTCACGGGGGAAGATGCGCTGGAGAAGATCGAGGCGGGTGCGTCCGTGTGCCAGCTGTACTCCTGTCTGGTTTTCAATGGGATGAAGGCGGCCGTGCGGATTAAGCGCGAGCTGGACCACTTGCTTTACCAGCGGGGGTACTACAAGTTGGGGGACGCCGTCGGGCGGGCCCACCGGCGGGCCGCCTAG
- a CDS encoding bcs1-like protein, putative (encoded by transcript PVX_113325A) codes for MQKLMVNKGLESSVVSGENVEENGIRYGNGGGFVESVFKNITKNEYFSAGVGIISVGAVVTVANRLNSYIYHAVKKNVFTSLEITINDSAYYWVLEYIVKKGIISRHLSLKTHMLSDRNKKTVSFSFLPSIGNHLLIYNNRFIFIERCREKSMTSDVNRSVPFENIKLSTFIWSKHIFKKILTDAKLYIEKKEEGKTLLYKTFGHEWRPFGNPKNKRPIHSVILPEHLSEHIINDINTFLNSSKWYIEKGIPYRRCYLLHGPPGCGKSSLIAALAGHFDFNICTINVNDVYLTDDRFIHLLATVPPKTILILEDIDFVFPGPSDVAERVGSNAAPPSKEVPSPMVASTISSSLPSGGNFKTLGVSYSGLLNALDGIVATEERIIFMTTNNIERLPSTLIRPGRVDLKIFIPYANRYQYKKMFLRFFPQHEDLAHEFATIFESFHLSMAEIQSFFLFSKDDPHKTVQNARHWVQTYAQKVRGPS; via the coding sequence ATGCAGAAGCTTATGGTGAACAAGGGGTTAGAGAGCAGCGTGGTAAGCGGCgaaaatgtagaagaaaaCGGCATCCGCTATGGCAACGGCGGCGGGTTCGTGGAGTCCGTTTTCAAGAACATAACGAAGAACGAGTACTTCAGCGCAGGCGTCGGAATCATCTCAGTCGGGGCGGTCGTCACAGTGGCGAACAGGCTAAACAGCTACATCTACCAtgcggtgaaaaaaaacgtgttCACCTCTCTAGAAATCACAATCAACGACAGCGCCTACTATTGGGTTCTAGAATACATTGTGAAAAAGGGAATCATCAGTAGACACCTGAGTCTGAAGACGCACATGCTAAGTgacagaaataaaaaaaccgtttccttctccttcctaCCAAGCATAGGCAATCACCtacttatatataacaacagatttatatttatagaaCGCTGTAGAGAAAAGAGCATGACGTCAGATGTCAACAGATCAGTtccttttgaaaatataaagctCAGCACATTCATATGGTccaaacatatttttaaaaaaatattaacagaTGCTAAATTGTAcatagaaaagaaggaagagggAAAGAccttattatataaaacgtTTGGGCATGAGTGGAGACCCTTTGGAAAtcccaaaaataaaagaccCATTCATTCTGTCATCCTTCCTGAGCACCTCAGTGAGCATATcataaatgatattaataCATTTCTTAATTCTAGCAAATGGTACATTGAAAAGGGGATACCCTATAGGAGGTGCTACCTTCTTCATGGCCCTCCTGGCTGTGGCAAAAGCAGCCTTATTGCTGCGCTCGCTGGTCATTTCGATTTTAACATCTGCACCATCAACGTTAATGATGTGTACCTAACCGATGATCGATTTATTCACCTCCTCGCCACTGTCCCGCCCAAGACGATTCTCATTTTGGAGGACATTGACTTTGTCTTTCCCGGCCCGAGCGATGTAGCAGAGAGGGTGGGCTCTAACGCGGCACCCCCCAGTAAAGAGGTACCCTCCCCCATGGTAGCTTCCACCATTTCGAGCTCCCTCCCCAGCGGAGGCAACTTCAAAACGCTGGGCGTCTCCTACAGCGGACTGCTCAACGCGCTGGACGGCATCGTCGCCACGGAGGAGAGAATCATCTTCATGACGACCAACAACATAGAGAGGCTCCCAAGCACTCTCATCAGGCCAGGGAGAGTAGacctaaaaatatttatacccTATGCGAACAGATAtcaatacaaaaaaatgtttttgcGTTTCTTTCCGCAACATGAGGATCTGGCCCACGAGTTTGCAACCATATTTGAGAGCTTCCACCTCAGCATGGCGGAGATTCAGtccttctttctcttttccaAAGATGATCCCCACAAGACCGTTCAGAATGCCCGCCACTGGGTGCAGACCTACGCGCAGAAGGTGCGGGGGCCCTCGTAG
- a CDS encoding hypothetical protein, conserved (encoded by transcript PVX_113320A), translating into MEGDRRFHLQGNCEPNASYYEGPGGMPNGLYYNGYEEERGGNFPMGRGSGVYMGEEKGMMMRGGGGAAAGAAGAAAAGGLHGGRTMHGVNAPPNVLYSRNYHMNSNPNYNAGSYPSYNNEYSEYSEYSGVNYQMMSSSGGGNSYAGSMMSSVPPPSPYPSEQYVLNKKAAKILYIHNITSKLADENFIYSLCFVYGNVESVSYMKGKNLFIVKFESSDGAFSAYKYLPTHFKNVHLELRNESRKISYFNEKANSNKYISPNISEKKFLSLSLEKREQIMSIKQKELLRKCKEKLNQYINMFNNKNITDETKEKLKCLIDHLKTRIQSLNNQCDGHPVVDSPSATSFNNYDRGPSGNVGGGDLSGEAAVGEAVRGGAPIGGAVGGVTLGGPSLGGADPMNSPSTTIKINSMNNIQNNEELSNYIAQNNSIFLNEHISYFSLFSFGERYAIIKYSNENIARNVFKNCSMCNINVEFVQDDADGQVAS; encoded by the coding sequence ATGGAGGGCGACCGGAGGTTCCACCTGCAGGGCAACTGCGAGCCGAACGCCAGCTACTACGAGGGCCCGGGGGGGATGCCCAACGGGCTGTACTACAACGGCTATGAGGAGgagcgggggggaaacttccccatgggaaggggaagcggtgtttacatgggggaggaaaagggcATGATGATGAGGGGGGGCGGTGGTGCTGCTGCTGGTGCTGCtggtgctgctgctgctggtgGTCTGCACGGAGGGAGAACGATGCACGGGGTGAACGCCCCACCGAACGTACTCTACAGTAGGAACTATCACATGAATAGTAACCCAAATTACAACGCGGGAAGTTACCCAAGCTATAACAACGAATACAGTGAATACAGTGAATACAGTGGCGTGAATTACCAAATGATGAGTAGCAGCGGAGGTGGAAACAGCTACGCAGGGAGCATGATGAGTAGTGTGCCTCCTCCTAGCCCCTACCCAAGTGAGCAGTACGTGCTTAATAAGAAGGCGGCAAAAATTCTGTATATACACAATATAACGAGCAAGTTAGCGGACGAAAATTTCATTTACAGCCTCTGCTTTGTCTATGGAAATGTAGAATCGGTGAGCTacatgaaggggaagaatcTGTTCATTGTGAAATTCGAGTCGTCCGATGGTGCCTTCAGTGCGTATAAGTACCTACCCactcattttaaaaatgtccaTTTGGAGCTGCGAAATGAGTCGAGGAAAATAAGCTACTTTAATGAAAAGGCCAACAGCAATAAGTACATCTCTCCAAATATTTCGGAAAAGAAATTCCTTTCACTAAGTTTGGAGAAGAGGGAACAAATTATGAGCATCAAACAGAAGGAGCTGCTTCGCAAATGCAAAGAGAAACTGAACCAATACATTAACatgtttaataataaaaatataactgaTGAGACGAAGGAGAAGCTCAAGTGTCTGATTGATCACTTAAAGACAAGGATACAGTCACTTAACAATCAGTGCGATGGGCACCCTGTGGTGGACTCCCCTAGCGCCACTTCGTTTAATAACTACGACCGGGGCCCTTCCGGCAACGTCGGCGGGGGGGACCTctcgggggaagcggcagtaGGGGAAGCGGTACGAGGGGGGGCTCCAATAGGTGGAGCGGTAGGTGGGGTAACTCTCGGAGGGCCTTCTCTCGGAGGGGCGGACCCGATGAACTCCCCCAGCACAACCATCAAAATTAACTCCATGAATAACATTCAGAACAACGAAGAACTGAGCAACTACATCGCTCAGAATAACTCCATTTTCCTGAATGAGCACATCTCCtacttttctttattttcctttGGAGAGAGGTACGCCATCATCAAGTATAGCAACGAGAATATTGCCCGCAATGTGTTTAAGAACTGCAGCATGTGTAACATAAATGTGGAGTTCGTGCAGGACGACGCGGATGGCCAGGTGGCCAGTTGA
- a CDS encoding hypothetical protein, conserved (encoded by transcript PVX_113310A): MKGKKKDLPPMPSACSFAFTPSNELQKSTGNKARRKKKKNSNQRGQARNDTNKADGCGNHPSGNNRDGTGDDPVVGSQKGEEETSDQTLSPSDVVPIKPLHKETILNYNEREEVPQNSETLRRGSNSGGKLHVVHGQGDHTSRSLNGGTSLRCKARSDRSGGSGRNGQSNSEGEEAIVPRITTKKVLIEGGVKIVKCEVREVGAGNELGAPEGGELDQPKMCQVDQPKMCQVDQPKMCRVDSPKAFSSDGPKPNEPSARPSASSSGKSGKLGKLGKSVEAELTREEPPPQYEKYKRKKKKKKKKKIKFKLFRKSVLYSNYFGPDILTALNQTKLNLSFYQREVDDFLAVIRNLQNIVLVEREKYTELKEMLKYTTEEIEKENTKLYEEIHLYKQKYNKLRRVISNIGYGIFFNLHSREVSTGTNRENIYLEEEGSGEYSAQVNEYDYVMVNELLCSANGGSPRGRSGKSGNTSSLLKYLDF, encoded by the exons atgaaggggaagaaaaaggaccTCCCCCCCATGCCGTCGGCCTGTTCTTTTGCCTTTACTCCCTCGAACGAGTTGCAAAAAAGCACGGGGAATAAGGcgaggagaaagaaaaaaaaaaattcaaatcaGCGGGGGCAAGCTAGGAACGACACCAACAAGGCAGATGGGTGTGGGAACCACCCCAGTGGTAACAATCGAGACGGAACGGGTGACGACCCTGTTGTGGGTTCccagaagggggaagaagagacATCTGACCAAACTCTTTCGCCCAGTGACGTAGTGCCAATAAAGCCGCTACACAAGGAAaccattttaaattacaaCGAGAGGGAGGAAGTGCCGCAGAACAGCGAGACCCTACGGCGAGGTAGCAACAGTGGAGGGAAACTCCACGTGGTGCATGGCCAGGGTGACCACACGAGCAGGTCCCTTAACGGGGGAACTAGCCTACGCTGCAAGGCACGCAGTGATAgaagcggggggagcggtcGAAATGGGCAAAGCAACAGCGAAGGTGAGGAGGCCATCGTGCCGCGCATCACCACAAAGAAGGTCCTAATCGAGGGAGGTGTCAAAATAGTGAAATGTGAGGTGCGTGAAGTTGGGGCAGGAAATGAGTTAGGCGCTCCAGAAGGGGGCGAATTGGACCAGCCCAAGATGTGCCAAGTGGATCAGCCCAAGATGTGCCAAGTGGATCAGCCCAAGATGTGCCGAGTGGACTCACCAAAGGCATTTTCGTCGGACGGGCCCAAGCCAAACGAACCCTCGGCGCGCCCAAGCGCAAGCTCAAGCGGCAAATCGGGAAAATTGGGCAAATTGGGCAAATCGGTCGAAGCCGAATTGACCAGGGAAGAGCCCCCTCCCCAGTATGAAAAGTACaagcggaaaaagaaaaaaaaaaagaaaaaaaaaataaagttcaAATTATTTAGGAAAAGCGTCCTGTACTCCAACTACTTCGGCCCAGATATTCTCACCGCGCTGAACCAGACGAAGTTGAATTTGAGTTTTTACCAGCGGGAGGTGGACGACTTTTTGGCGGTCATTAGGAATCTGCAGAATAT CGTCCTGGTCGAGCGAGAAAAGTACACCGAGTTGAAGGAAATGCTCAAGTACACCACGGAGGAgatcgaaaaggaaaacaccaAACTCTATGAGGAAATTCATTtgtataaacaaaaatataacaagCTCAGGAGGGTCATATCAAATATAGGGTATGGTATTTTCTTTAACCTACATAGTAGGGAAGTGTCTACGGGCACCAAtagggaaaatatatatttggaggaggaaggaagTGGGGAATACAGTGCACAGGTAAACGAGTACGATTACGTTATGGTGAATGAGCTGCTTTGCTCGGCCAACGGTGGGAGcccgagggggaggagcggcaaaaGCGGCAACACATCTTCGCTGTTGAAATACCTCGATTTTTAG